The proteins below come from a single Mesobacillus jeotgali genomic window:
- a CDS encoding amino acid ABC transporter permease, with product MPSLSHVIEVFFDTYDIFLKGMLLTLQVTAVSILIAIFIGLFFAFLKISGIKVLEWIANAYIYLVRGTPLIVQIFIFYFGMTNLNISAFWSVALGLAFHNGAYIAEIFRGTIQSIDKGQMEAGRSLGMSRVLTMRRIILPQAFRRALPPLGNQFIIGLKDSSLAAFIGMYELFNVATTKGANDFDNMTYLLIVAVYYLFLVYLISALVGLLEKKLSVSD from the coding sequence TTGCCAAGTCTATCGCATGTTATAGAAGTCTTTTTTGACACGTATGATATATTCCTCAAAGGCATGCTACTCACATTGCAAGTTACAGCAGTATCAATCTTAATTGCTATTTTTATAGGATTGTTTTTTGCCTTTCTTAAAATCTCTGGCATTAAAGTGTTGGAATGGATTGCAAATGCCTATATCTATTTGGTCAGAGGAACCCCATTGATCGTCCAGATCTTTATTTTCTACTTTGGAATGACCAATTTAAACATCTCTGCTTTCTGGTCCGTTGCCCTTGGATTAGCGTTCCATAATGGAGCCTATATCGCGGAAATTTTCAGGGGAACAATCCAGTCTATTGACAAGGGACAAATGGAAGCTGGCCGTTCACTGGGAATGAGCAGAGTTCTGACAATGCGGAGAATCATCCTTCCACAAGCATTCCGCCGCGCCCTGCCGCCACTTGGGAATCAGTTCATCATTGGCCTCAAGGATTCATCATTAGCAGCTTTTATCGGAATGTATGAATTATTCAATGTTGCAACAACAAAAGGTGCAAACGACTTTGACAATATGACGTACCTGCTTATTGTTGCTGTGTACTATCTATTCCTTGTTTACTTGATATCTGCTTTGGTTGGACTGCTTGAGAAGAAACTTTCGGTAAGTGATTAA
- a CDS encoding transporter substrate-binding domain-containing protein — MVTIAGLLAACGSDEKASGDGGMKLAEDGKFTFASSGEFKPFSVTDGSGKMSGFDIDVAEAVAKEIGLEPNQKKFKFASIVEGVKSGRFDAAVASHTINEDRLKHVDFSTPYYYSGPQIFVRPDSDAEKLADLEGLEIAVSKGSTYAKTAEEVTNNIVLYDSDVTALEALANGRHDAVITDFITGKEAIGAGLEIEGKELLGRSEQAIAVAQDNDELLEKVNEALETLRENGTLKEISEKYFGEDITAKPE; from the coding sequence ATGGTGACCATTGCAGGTCTCCTGGCTGCGTGTGGCAGTGATGAAAAGGCATCCGGTGACGGCGGCATGAAGTTGGCTGAGGATGGCAAGTTCACTTTCGCTTCTTCTGGTGAATTCAAGCCATTCAGCGTAACAGACGGATCAGGCAAGATGAGTGGTTTTGACATCGATGTTGCCGAAGCAGTGGCAAAGGAAATCGGTTTGGAACCAAACCAGAAAAAGTTCAAGTTTGCTAGTATCGTAGAAGGTGTCAAGTCAGGGCGTTTCGATGCAGCTGTTGCCAGCCATACCATTAACGAAGATCGCTTGAAGCACGTGGATTTCTCCACACCATACTACTATTCAGGACCTCAAATTTTCGTAAGACCAGACAGCGATGCTGAAAAACTCGCCGACCTTGAGGGACTGGAAATTGCTGTTTCAAAAGGTTCTACCTATGCAAAGACTGCTGAAGAAGTGACAAATAATATTGTGCTTTATGACAGTGACGTAACTGCTTTAGAAGCGCTAGCCAACGGAAGGCACGACGCTGTTATAACGGACTTTATTACAGGGAAAGAAGCAATTGGTGCTGGTCTTGAAATTGAAGGCAAAGAGCTTCTTGGCCGAAGCGAGCAGGCAATTGCCGTAGCCCAAGACAACGATGAATTACTGGAGAAAGTCAACGAGGCATTGGAAACTTTAAGAGAAAATGGAACGTTGAAAGAAATCAGTGAAAAATATTTCGGTGAAGACATTACAGCTAAACCGGAGTAA
- the fdhD gene encoding formate dehydrogenase accessory sulfurtransferase FdhD — protein MLENMSDKYTITKYQDGQFQDVEDVIVNEFPLTIYVNDMEFATMVCTPTHFEEMVVGFLASEGVIRSYNDIHSLSIDESRGYAYVMLKVTMTTNQEYYSKRFIGSCCGKSRQFYFHNDARTAKTSMSNTTISATQSIALMNQMQNSSQVFMETGGVHNAALCSPDEMIAVRTDIGRHNALDKLYGYSILNRVPVRNKIIVFSGRISSEVLLKAAKIGVGIVLSKSAPTDLAIKLAKDLNITAVGFIRGKSFNVYSCPERIID, from the coding sequence ATGTTAGAAAATATGAGTGATAAATATACCATAACAAAATATCAGGATGGACAATTCCAGGATGTAGAGGATGTCATCGTAAATGAGTTCCCATTAACCATCTATGTAAATGACATGGAGTTTGCAACCATGGTTTGCACTCCTACACACTTTGAGGAAATGGTTGTCGGATTCCTTGCATCTGAAGGGGTTATCCGTTCCTACAATGACATTCATTCACTTAGCATTGATGAAAGCAGAGGGTATGCCTACGTTATGCTAAAAGTGACTATGACGACAAACCAGGAGTATTATTCAAAACGCTTTATTGGATCCTGCTGCGGGAAGAGCCGTCAATTTTATTTTCACAATGATGCCAGGACAGCAAAAACCTCTATGTCCAATACAACCATATCAGCGACTCAAAGCATTGCACTGATGAATCAGATGCAGAACAGCTCCCAGGTTTTTATGGAAACTGGAGGGGTACATAACGCAGCTCTTTGTTCACCTGATGAAATGATCGCAGTGCGCACGGATATTGGACGACATAATGCACTGGATAAATTATATGGATATAGCATTCTCAATAGAGTGCCAGTACGAAATAAAATCATAGTATTTAGTGGCAGGATTTCTTCAGAAGTACTATTAAAGGCTGCGAAGATCGGGGTAGGAATCGTCCTGTCTAAATCTGCGCCAACAGACCTTGCAATCAAATTGGCAAAGGATTTAAATATCACTGCTGTAGGGTTTATCCGGGGAAAATCCTTTAATGTGTATTCCTGTCCAGAAAGAATTATTGATTAA
- a CDS encoding amino acid ABC transporter ATP-binding protein — MINVKKLNKSFGDLHVLKDVDITVKESDVVCLIGASGSGKSTLLRCLNFLEIKDNGQIIVEGEEINAESHDLNEVRQKIGMVFQHFNLFPHKNVIENIIEAPVHVKGVSRSQAIKEARELLGKVGLADKEKVYPSKLSGGQKQRVAIARALAMKPDIMLFDEPTSALDPELVGEVLATMKELAEEGMTMVVVTHEMGFAREVADWVVYMHGGRIVEVGHPEEIFENPVEERTREFLSKTF, encoded by the coding sequence ATGATCAATGTGAAGAAACTGAATAAATCATTTGGCGACCTTCATGTATTGAAGGATGTTGATATAACGGTAAAAGAAAGCGACGTTGTGTGCTTGATAGGTGCCAGTGGATCTGGAAAAAGTACCTTGCTGCGCTGCCTGAACTTCCTGGAAATCAAGGACAATGGGCAAATCATTGTTGAAGGAGAAGAAATTAACGCAGAATCACATGACCTGAACGAAGTGCGCCAGAAAATTGGCATGGTTTTTCAGCACTTTAACCTGTTTCCACATAAAAATGTGATTGAGAATATTATCGAGGCACCAGTCCATGTAAAAGGTGTGAGCAGGTCGCAGGCGATCAAGGAAGCAAGAGAGCTGCTGGGGAAAGTTGGCCTCGCAGATAAAGAAAAGGTCTATCCTTCCAAGCTTTCCGGCGGCCAGAAGCAGCGGGTGGCAATTGCAAGAGCACTGGCGATGAAGCCTGATATCATGCTCTTCGATGAACCTACATCCGCACTTGACCCGGAACTGGTCGGGGAAGTATTGGCGACCATGAAGGAACTTGCAGAAGAAGGCATGACAATGGTAGTCGTTACCCACGAAATGGGCTTTGCCCGCGAAGTAGCAGATTGGGTTGTCTATATGCACGGAGGCCGGATTGTAGAAGTAGGTCATCCAGAGGAAATATTTGAAAACCCAGTCGAGGAACGTACACGTGAGTTTTTAAGCAAAACATTTTAA